Proteins co-encoded in one Cricetulus griseus strain 17A/GY chromosome 1 unlocalized genomic scaffold, alternate assembly CriGri-PICRH-1.0 chr1_1, whole genome shotgun sequence genomic window:
- the LOC100765597 gene encoding olfactory receptor 7E24 isoform X2, translating into MYILALFGNLLIILTVSSDSHLHTPMYFFLSNLSMIDIGYISTTVPRVIVDIQTHCPVISYVGCLTQMSLIIIFACMDDMLLSVMAYDRFVAICHPLYYQVIMNPSSCGVLLLGSFLLSLVNLLLHYVAVLSFSNCEDIFEISNFFCGPSELFKLACFDTFTTNIVRYCAGALFGLLPISGIIFSYFKIVSSIMRSSSSSNGKWKTFSTCGSHLSIVCLFYGTALGMYFSSSLSLSPKTNAVASVMYTVVTPMLNPFIYSLRNKDIKTALRKILSRTF; encoded by the coding sequence ATGTACATCTTGGCCCTGTTTGGAAACCTGCTCATCATCCTGACAGTAAGCTCTgactcccatctccacacacccatgtacttcttcctctccaaccTGTCCATGATTGATATTGGTTACATCTCCACTACTGTTCCCAGGGTGATTGTGGACATCCAGACTCACTGCCCGGTCATCTCCTATGTGGGTTGCCTGACACAGATGTCACTGATCATAATTTTTGCATGTATGGATGACATGCTTCTGTCTGTGATGGCATATGACAGGTTTGTGGCCATCTGCCACCCCTTGTATTACCAGGTCATTATGAATCCCAGTAGCTGTGGTGTGTTACTTCTAGGCTCTTTTCTCCTTAGCCTTGTGAACTTATTGTTACACTATGTGGCAGTATTAAGTTTTTCCAACTGTGAGgatatttttgaaatttccaaCTTCTTCTGTGGTCCTTCTGAACTATTTAAACTTGCCTGTTTTGATACTTTCACCACTAACATAGTCAGATACTGTGCAGGTGCtctctttgggttacttcctatTTCAGGAATCATCTTCTCTTACTTTAAAATAGTTTCCTCCATCATgcgatcatcatcatcatcaaatggGAAGTGGAAAaccttctccacctgtgggtctcaTTTGTCTATTGTTTGCCTGTTTTATGGAACAGCACTAGGAATGTACTTCAGCTCCTCTCTGTCACTTTCCCCAAAAACTAACGCAGTGGCTTCAGTGATGTACACTGTTGTCACACCTATGTTGAATCCcttcatctacagcctgaggaacaaggaCATTAAAACTGCCTTAAGGAAGATTCTGAGCAGAACATTCTAA
- the LOC100765883 gene encoding olfactory receptor 7E24 isoform X2, whose translation MYILALLGNLLIILTVSSDSHLHTPMYFFLSNLSMVDIGVISTTVPRVIVDIQTHCPVISYVGCLTQMSLFIIFACMDDMLLSVMAYDRFVAICHPLYYHVIMNPSRCCVLLLGCFLLSLVELLLHYVTVIKFSNCKDYVEISNFFCDPSEVLKLADFDTFTQNIVRYCVGTLFGLLPISGIIFSYYKIVSSIMRSPSSSGKQKTFSTCGSHLSIVCLFYGTGLGVYFSSSLSHSPRSNAVASVMYTVVTPMLNPFIYSLRNKDIKTALRKVLNRVF comes from the coding sequence ATGTACATCTTGGCCCTGTTGGGAAACCTGCTCATCATCCTGACAGTAAGCTCTgactcccatctccacacacccatgtacttcttcctctccaaccTGTCCATGGTTGATATTGGTGTCATCTCCACCACTGTTCCCAGGGTGATTGTGGACATCCAGACACACTGCCCAGTCATCTCCTATGTGGGCTGCCTGACGCAGATGTCACTCTTCATAATTTTTGCATGTATGGATGACATGCTCCTCTCTGTGATGGCATATGACAGGTTTGTGGCCATCTGTCACCCTCTGTATTACCATGTCATTATGAATCCCAGTCGCTGTTGTGTCTTACTTTTAGGGTGTTTTCTCCTTAGCCTTGTGGAATTACTGTTGCACTATGTGACAGTAATAAAATTTTCCAACTGCAAGGATTATGTTGAAATTTCCAATTTCTTCTGTGACCCTTCGGAAGTCCTTAAACTTGCTGATTTTGATACTTTCACCCAAAACATAGTCAGATACTGTGTAGGCACtctctttgggttacttcctatTTCAGGAATCATTTTCTCTTACTATAAAATAGTTTCCTCCATCATGCGATCACCATCATCAAGTGGGAAGCAGAAAaccttctccacctgtgggtctcaTTTGTCCATTGTTTGCCTGTTTTATGGAACAGGACTAGGGGTGTACTTCAGCTCCTCCCTGTCACATTCTCCAAGAAGTAATGCAGTGGCCTCAGTGATGTACACTGTGGTCACACCAATGTTGAATCCCTTCATCTACAGCCTAAGGAACAAGGACATTAAAACTGCCTTAAGGAAGGTCCTTAACAGAGTATTCTAA
- the LOC100763148 gene encoding olfactory receptor 7E24-like isoform X2, whose amino-acid sequence MYILALFGNLLIILTVSSDSHLHTPMYFFLSNLSMVDIGYISTTVPRVIVDIQTHCPVISYVGCLTQMSLFVIFVCMDSMLLSVMAYDRFVAICHPLYYQVIMNPSRCCVLLLGCFLLSFVDLLMHEVAVLNFSKCEDNFEISNFFCDPSELLKLACFETFINNIVRYCTGALLGLLPISGIIFSYCKIVSSIMRSPSSSGKQKTFSTCGSHLSIVCLFYGTGLGVYFSSSLSHSPRNNAVASVMYTVVTPMLNPFIYSLRNKDIKIALRKILSRVF is encoded by the coding sequence ATGTACATCTTGGCCCTGTTTGGAAACCTGCTCATCATCCTGACAGTAAGCTCTgactcccatctccacacacccatgtacttcttcctctccaaccTGTCCATGGTTGATATTGGTTACATCTCCACCACTGTTCCAAGGGTGATTGTGGACATCCAGACTCACTGCCCAGTCATCTCCTATGTGGGCTGCCTGACACAGATGTCACTGTTtgtaatttttgtgtgtatggatagCATGCTTCTCTCTGTGATGGCATATGACAGGTTTGTGGCCATCTGTCACCCTCTGTATTATCAGGTCATTATGAATCCCAGTCGCTGTTGTGTCTTACTTCTAGGGTGTTTCCTTCTTAGCTTTGTAGACTTACTGATGCACGAAGTGGCAGTATTAAATTTTTCGAAATGTGAGgataattttgaaatttcaaacTTCTTTTGTGACCCTTCTGAGCTACTTAAACTTGCCTGTTTTGAGACGTTCATCAATAATATAGTCAGATACTGTACAGGTGCACTTTTGGGGTTACTTCCTATTTCAGGAATCATTTTCTCTTACTGTAAAATAGTTTCCTCCATCATGCGATCACCATCATCAAGTGGGAAGCAGAAAaccttctccacctgtgggtctcaTTTGTCCATTGTTTGCCTGTTTTATGGAACAGGACTAGGGGTGTACTTCAGCTCCTCTCTGTCACATTCTCCAAGAAATAATGCAGTGGCCTCAGTGATGTACACCGTGGTCACACCTATGTTGAATCCcttcatctacagcctgaggaacaaggaCATTAAAATTGCCTTAAGGAAGATTCTTAGCAGAGTGTTCTAA